The genome window TTGGAGTAAAATCAGGAACTGGAAAGAATTTTCCCGGAAATTTTTTCCCATTTTCAACATATTTAGGAGCATCTGCATTAGGTCCTCTGTCTGTTACAGCATAAAATTCAAGATTTCCATTTTTATCTAGTCCTTTAAAAGTTAAGGCTGAACCATAACCGGGATTTATACCTGTAAGAAATTCTATCTCTTTTCCATCATAACTTATTCTATAATCTCCTGAATTTACAATATGTTTTTCTACTTTCACTACATCTGCATAAAGCATTGAACTTACTATCAAACTTAAAAAAATTATTTTTTTCATACCTTCTCACCTCTTGGATTAAATGATATAACTTTGAAGTAAATTTCATATTTATTTAAAGTAAAGAAAAGGTAAAAAAATTGTAAAAAAGCTAGACGAACTAGCTTTTGATTAATTATTTTCTTGTTATATTGATTTCTTTTACTTTTATTTCTTTTAACTTCATTTTAGAAAATCTATCATTTCTATCTACGAGTAACGACACTGGAACACATATTTTTTTATTTTCAGAGATTTCTTTTACTGCCAAATACACAAGAATGGAAACTTTATCTGTTCTAAGGAGAAAAGAAAACTCTATTTTACTATTCCATATAACATTTAGGTCATATTTTAAAGCTATGTCTACGTTTTCAAGTAATGTTTTGAGAATAGGAAAATATGTTATTCTATCTTTTAGCTCTCTATTTTTATCAAAAAAATCTGTATTGGCTGAATATAAATTGTAAAACGTTATATTTTCTTTTTGAATATCGTTATTTATTTCTTCAGAATTTTTATATCTTTTAATTCTTTTAAATTTATGTAAACCAATCAAATGGCTAAAGTTTCTTTCTCTAAAATCTATTATTATCTCTGTATCATCTTCTAAAATATATTTAAAATTAAAATCACATATCTCTTTTTTATAAAATTCTAAAAATTCTTTTAAGTTAATTTTTGAAAAAGGAATTTTCTTTGTTATCCCTTTAAAATTAATAGACATTATTTTTATTTTCTCCATTCTTTAGTTATAAAAAAAGTCCTGAACTTCTTATCAAAGCAGGACTTTTTTATCATTACAGTGGGTGTCTTTCCGTTGTTTTCCCTCAACGCTAAGCGTAGTATCTGAAAGCCCCTACGTGGGTCACGACCCTGTAATCTGGTGGCTTGTCATTCGCCTTATACTCCAATGACCGAGATTTATAACTGTTTTATTAATTATATTATATAGTTTTTTCTAGAAAAAGTAAAGTAATATTTTATTCTTTTAACTTTCTAATTGTTATCATAAAATAAAAATTTTACTTTCCTACATTCAATTTTATGTCGGAAAAATGGCGTAAAATACACTAAAAATCGTGACTTTACAAAATGTAACTCCTTATTTTTTCAAAGAAAACTTCCCAACTACTTCTATATGTGAAGTTTGTGGGAACATATCTACAGGTTGAATTTTTTCTAAACTATATCCCTCTTCTGTAAGTATTTTTGTATCTCTAGCAAAAGTAGATGGATTACAAGATATATAAACAATCTCCTCTATCTTATGTTTTGTAAGACCTCTAAGAGTTACTTCTTCTATTCCTTTTCTTGGTGGGTCAAATATTATAGAATCCACTTTATTTCCCATATCCATCAATTTTTTTATCTCTTTATTAACGTCACCGATTATAAAATCTATATTTTCAATTCCATTTTCTTTAGCTGTTTTTATTCCATCTTCAACAGCAGATTTTACAATCTCAATAGAATATATTTTTTGAGCTTTCTTAGATAAAATCATTCCAATAGTTCCGGTTCCAGAAAAAGCATCTATTATATATTTATCCTCAATATTATCAAAATAACTTATTCCTAGATTATATAATCTCTTAGTTTGTTCTAAATTTATTTGGAAGAATGAATTTGGAGAGATATTAAATTTTATTCCCTCAATCTCTTCAAAAATAGTTTTCTCTCCAAAAAGATGAACCATTATTTTTCCAAGAGCAAAGTTTGTTTTTTCTGTATTTAAAGAAATATAAACAGATTTTATCTCCTCCATTTGATTATAAAGTTCTGATAAAAATTTTTCAACTTCCTTAGATACTTTTTTTAGATTTACAACAAGAACTACCATCGCCTCATTTTTAGAGTTTGTTCTTGTCATTATATGTCTTAAAATTCCTCTATGTTTAATCTCATCATAGACAGATAGATTTTTATCTCTATTTAAAATCTCTTTTGCTTTATTTATAACTTTATTGCTAAGTTTTGAGCTTAACATATTTTCTTTTACTTGGAAAACGTCGTGACTTCTTTTACCAAACATTCCTGTTATTATCTCTCTCTCTTTTCCATAAGCAAAAGGCTCTATCACTTTATTTCTATAATTATATATCTCTTGAGAACCTAAAGTTGGTGGAACAACTAAATCTTTTACTCCGCCTATCTTCTCCATAACATCAGCCACAAGCTGTTGTTTATATTTTAGTTGCGATTCATAGCTAAGCATTCCAAAATCACAACCGTGAAAATCTTCAAAAGATACACGACCATCATCTATTCTCTCAGCTCCAGCACTTAAAAGTTTTGTTATAAGTCCTCTAGCATAATTTTTTTTCTTTGATATTATCTCTACCTCTACTTTATCTCCAGGAACAGACATAGGTACAAAAACTGCAAAGTCATTGAAATATCCCATTCCCTCTCCACCGTAGACTATTTTCTCTATATCTAATTCTATTTTTTCTCCTACTGATACAGGCATTACTCCTCCATTTCACTTTCTTCTTCTGTAGAAAAATAATTGACATCTGTTGTTATTTCCATCTGTTTTTTCTTAGCCATCTCTTGCTCAAAAGCTTTCAAATCAACTTTCTGTTCGTAATTCATTTTCACCATAGAAAGTTTTTTCTCCAAATCTTCCACATATCTTTTTTCTACATATATTTCTCTTTCGATTATAGAAATTTTTATTAATAATTTATTATGGAAAATTAATATCCCACACATTAAAATCCCTATAAATATTATTGTCAAAATCTTTCTCATCTCTTACTCCATCTTAAATTTTTTCAACTATTCTTAATTTTGCAGAGTGGGCTCTGTTGTTATACTCAAGCTCATTTTCTCCTGCACAGATTGGTTTTTTAGTTAAAACTTTCACTTGAGGTTTTTTTCCACATATACAAACTGGTAATTCTGGTGGACAAGTACAACCTTTTTCTAATTCTTTAAATTTATTTTTAACTATTCTATCTTCTAAAGAGTGGAAAGTGATTATTGCAAGTCTTCCACCTTTTTTTAGACATTTTACAGCTTTTTCAATAGCGATTTCTAAAACTTCAAGCTCTTTATTAACTTCTATTCTAATAGCTTGGAAAGTCTTTTTAGCAGGGTGTTTTTGAGTTTTTCCAGTATAAGCTCTTCTTATTATTTCTACAAGCTCTCCTGTTGTTTCGATTTTCTTTTTATCTCTCTCTTCACAGATAAATCTTGCAATCTTTCTTGCAAATCTCTCTTCTCCATATTCATAGATTATTTTAGAAAGTTTTTCTTCTGGGTACTCATTTACAACTTCATAAGCTGACAAAGGACTGCTTTTATCCATTCTCATATCAAGTCTTGTATCAAATCTATATGAGAAACCTCTTGTTTCATCATCAAGTTGAGTTGAGGAAACTCCAATGTCCATTAATATTCCGTCAACTTGGTATTTTCCAGCCATATAAAGAACTGAATCAAGATTTTGGAAGTTATCTTTGTAAACTTTCCATCTACTTTT of Fusobacterium perfoetens contains these proteins:
- the rsmH gene encoding 16S rRNA (cytosine(1402)-N(4))-methyltransferase RsmH, translating into MEDIKNTFSEYHIPVLYYETIENLITDKNGVYLDCTLGGGGHSEGILKNISDKGMLISIDQDEQAIKFASKRLEPYKSRWKVYKDNFQNLDSVLYMAGKYQVDGILMDIGVSSTQLDDETRGFSYRFDTRLDMRMDKSSPLSAYEVVNEYPEEKLSKIIYEYGEERFARKIARFICEERDKKKIETTGELVEIIRRAYTGKTQKHPAKKTFQAIRIEVNKELEVLEIAIEKAVKCLKKGGRLAIITFHSLEDRIVKNKFKELEKGCTCPPELPVCICGKKPQVKVLTKKPICAGENELEYNNRAHSAKLRIVEKI
- a CDS encoding PBECR4 domain-containing protein — its product is MSINFKGITKKIPFSKINLKEFLEFYKKEICDFNFKYILEDDTEIIIDFRERNFSHLIGLHKFKRIKRYKNSEEINNDIQKENITFYNLYSANTDFFDKNRELKDRITYFPILKTLLENVDIALKYDLNVIWNSKIEFSFLLRTDKVSILVYLAVKEISENKKICVPVSLLVDRNDRFSKMKLKEIKVKEINITRK
- the rlmD gene encoding 23S rRNA (uracil(1939)-C(5))-methyltransferase RlmD encodes the protein MPVSVGEKIELDIEKIVYGGEGMGYFNDFAVFVPMSVPGDKVEVEIISKKKNYARGLITKLLSAGAERIDDGRVSFEDFHGCDFGMLSYESQLKYKQQLVADVMEKIGGVKDLVVPPTLGSQEIYNYRNKVIEPFAYGKEREIITGMFGKRSHDVFQVKENMLSSKLSNKVINKAKEILNRDKNLSVYDEIKHRGILRHIMTRTNSKNEAMVVLVVNLKKVSKEVEKFLSELYNQMEEIKSVYISLNTEKTNFALGKIMVHLFGEKTIFEEIEGIKFNISPNSFFQINLEQTKRLYNLGISYFDNIEDKYIIDAFSGTGTIGMILSKKAQKIYSIEIVKSAVEDGIKTAKENGIENIDFIIGDVNKEIKKLMDMGNKVDSIIFDPPRKGIEEVTLRGLTKHKIEEIVYISCNPSTFARDTKILTEEGYSLEKIQPVDMFPQTSHIEVVGKFSLKK